GGTAGGTACAGCCAGACCCATAGCACAAGGACAGGCAACGATAAGAACCGCAACGGCATTAACGACTGCATAATTTAAGCTAGGGCCTGCTAACCACCAGCCCAGAAATACCACAGCGGCAACAAGTAAAACGATGGGTACGAACCAGGCGGTGACGGCATCGACTTTGTTTTGTACGGGCAGTTTAGTTGCTTGGGCTGACTCAACCAAACGAATGATATTAGCTAGGGTGGATTGAGATGAAACGTGTGTTGCTTGGATGGTTAGGGTTGCATTGCCATTAATTGTGCCCCCGATGACGGAGTCATTAGGGTTTTTGGTAATAGGCATGGATTCGCCAGTAATCATGGCTTCGTTGACATGGCTTTGCCCCTCAAGCACGATGGCATCGATGGGGATAGCTTCTCCTGCACGTACTAAAATACGATCGCCGACGGCAATTTGATCGATGGGTAAGTCAACCCATTGCTCCTTTCTGTGTACCCTTGCTGTGGGGCTTTGTAATCTGAGTAAGCGAGTAATCGCCTCGCCCGTTTGACCTTTGGCACGTGCCTCTAGGTATTTGCCCAAAAGAATAAGCGTAATAACAACAGCAGCGGCTTCAAAATAGAGGTGATTTGCACCTAGGGGTAAGAGTTGTGGCGTAAATAAGGCCACGATAGAGTAAAGCCAAGCACTACCTGCACCTATAGCCACTAAGCTATTCATATCTGGGCTGCGACTAAATAACGCTCTCATCCCTAGAGTGAAAAAATCACGACCTGGAAATAAAATAACCAGCGTTGCTAACACAAATTGCCATATCCCTAATTGGGTGGTTGTGATATGGCTGTGTAACCAATGAGCGAAGGGGGGGATGAGGTGGCTGCCCATATCAGTAATAAATACAGGCAGAGTCAGTATTGCAGCAAAAATAAATTGGCGTTTTTTCTTTTGTGCTTCTTTGTTTAATGCTTGTTGTGCGGCAGCCGGTGCGGTGAGTTCATTTTCTGCCGTTAATACGTGCGCGTTGAACCCTTTTTGCTCGATAGCTTTAACCAAGAGCTCCTCTTGAACTTGCACATCGGGTTGTAAGGTCACGTAGGCCTTGGCGTTAGCGAGATTAACAAAAGCCGCCTCTACGCCATCAACGGATTTCAGCGCATTTTCTACATGGCGCACGCAGGCAGCGCAGTTCATGCCGTGTACGGCAAGATTAATACCAGTCGATTGAGTCATGATTGCCTCTGTGTTGTCTATATAGACTCTATTATGAACCTTTACCTACGGTTAAGGTCAAATAAGACATGGTGGTTTTTGTGGTAGGGTGGTATTTGAGCTTCTTTTGTTTTATACCAAAAAAAGCATTACATATAGTCGTAAAATAGAGTTTTAATCTAAAGGAAAAATAATGAAACAAGAATTTCTCGTTCCTGACATGACATGTGGCCATTGCGTAAAAATGATTACCGATACCATCCATGAATTTTCTCCGAATGCTGTGGTCAATGCAGACCCTAAAACACATTGGCTAACGGTAGAGGCAAACGATACTGATCCGCAGACCATTATTATGAAATTACAAGTGGCCGGTTATAGCCCGCAACAAGTTTAACGTAATTTTGCTCTAAACCAGTTCCCCCAAAAATGGATGTAAATAAGGAGTCTTTATGCAAAAGCGACATGCTGATGTGGTAATTATTGGTGCAGGTACTGCTGGTATGACCGCCTATCGTGCGGCCAGTCGAGCGGGAAAAAAAGCCATTTTAGTTGAGGGTGGGCCATTTGGTACCACCTGCGCGCGCGTTGGATGTATGCCTTCTAAATTACTGATCGCTGCTGCCGAGGCAGCGCATACGGCTCGTCATACCGCTGCGTTCGGGGTGCATGTAGATGGGACTATACGTATTGATGGCAAAGAGGTTATGCAGCGTGTCAAAGCAGAACGAGATCGTTTTGTGGGTTTTGTCATCAGTGATGTAGAGGGATTTCCCGCGGATGACAAGGTATTGGGTTATGCCAAATTTATTGATGATCAGACGGTGCAGGTGGACGATCATACCCAAATTAGAGCAAGCAGTTTTGTGATTGCCACAGGGTCTTCGCCGTTCGCTCCGCCCGAGTTACAGGCTGCTGGTGATAGACTCATTTTTAATGATGATGTGTTTGAGTGGGACGATTTACCCAACAGTATCGTGGTGATTGGCGCCGGAGTCATTGGTTTAGAGCTAGGTCAAGCCTTAAGCCGCTTAGGTGTGCAGACGACTTTGTTAAATCGTAGTGATACGGTAGGAGGTATCTCGGACCCAATGGTGCGCGAGGCAGCGCGTAAGGCATTTTGTGATGAATTTAACTTGCAAGGAAATGCAAAAGTCACTGCTACAGAATTAGTTGGTAATCAGGTTGTTGTGCATTACGAGCAAAACGGTAACGCACAGCAGGTAAAGGCGGATTATGTGCTCAGTGCGGCAGGTCGTATGCCTAATCTAAAAAAACTTAGTTTAGAAAATACCTCTGCTGTGCTAAATGAAAAAGGTATGCCCGCTTTTGATAAAAATACCTTATTGATTGATAATACCTCCATCTTTTTTGCCGGTGATGTAAATCATTTGCATCCTATTTTGCACGAGGCAGCAGATGATGGTGCCCAGTCTGGGAAAAATGCGGCGCAATGGCCAGCTACGCCTGAGCCCGTAAGGCGTCGTGCGTCGATGGGTGTGGTATTTACAGATCCTCAGATCATGAGGGTAGGGGCTGCATATCGTGATTTAAATGAAAATGAAATCCGTATCGGCGAGGTCGATTTCTCAAGCCAAGGCCGTTCTCGAGTTATGCTAAAAAACTGTGGTCGATTACGCGTGTATGCCGATAAATCGACGGATCGGTTTCTAGGTGCCGAGATGCTAGGCCCAGCAGCCGAGCACATGGCTCATTTATTGGCTTGGTGTTTGCAAATGCAATTGACCATAGATCAGATGCTAGCGATGCCTTTTTACCATCCTGTGATCGAAGAAGGGCTACGCACTGCTTTACGGGGTGCTCGTCGTTAAGCTCCTAGACTCCTGATAATGAAAAACCCCATCCTTTTTATGGTTGGGGTTTTTTGATAAGTAAGTCAGTAACAGATTAGGAGTTTAAAAGAGTACGTACCTTTTCAACCACTGTTTCGACTTCTTCGGAGTCAGAGGCTAAGTAACGGGCTTTACCCTTAGCATCAAAAAAATACACGCCGCGGCTATGTGAGACTTCGTAGTCATTCGGATTAGAGGAGCGAGGCTTCTCTATTTGAAAGGCAACCCGATAGCGACGTGCTAAATCAGCAATTTGTTTCTCTGTGCCTGTTAGACCAATTGCATAGCGATCATCAAAGTTTTCTACGTACTCTTGTAGCATGTCGGGGTTATCACGATGAGGGTCTACGCTCACAAATAAAATCCTCACTTTCTGTGCCTCATCACCTAGCTTTTCCATTACATCAGCCAGTTGAGCCATAGAGGTAGGGCAGATGTCAGGGCAGTTCGCATAGCCAAAAAACATGAGCACAACTTTGCCACGCATGTCTTTTTCGGTCAGCGTTTTCCCCTGAGCGGCTTGGAGTGTGAATTTTAAATCCGGCATAAAGCCGCGTATTGGATGGATTTGCGAATTGGCATGGACTGATACACTACCAATTAAAAAAAATAGTGCAATGAGTCCAAACAAATAACGTTTTATGTATGTCATGGGAGTTATCATCTGCTATTGAACAGCAGCTTCCGTGAGGCCGCTGTGGCGTAATAACGCCTCAGCAGAGGGCTCACGACCACGAAAAGCCGCAAAGCTTTCTGCTGCAGGGCGAATACCTCCAGTGGCTAAGACCTCATCACGAAAACGCATTCCAGTGGTTGAGTCCAGTGTATTGCGGCTACCATCGGACAGAGCGACTGCATTTTCTTCAAAGGCGGCATACGCATCTGCAGATAGGACTTCGGCCCATTTGTAGCTGTAGTAGCCTGCACCGTAGCCTCCGGCAAATAAATGAGAGAAAGCGTGTGGAAAGCGGTGCCAACTAGGAGGAATCACAACGGCCACTTCTGAGCGCACTTGATCTAAGGTGTCGAGGACTGCTGTGATGGATAAGCCTGTGGATTGATTGTGAATCAGCATATCAAATAAAGAAAACTCGATTTGGCGCACCATTTGCATACCGCTTTGAAAGTTTTTTGCAGCTAGCAGTTTATTGTAAAGTGCGAGCGGTAATTGAGCGCCTGTATCTACGTGCGCTGACATTTTTTGAATTACAGGATATTCCCAACAGAAGTTCTCCATAAACTGTGAGGGTAGTTCGATGGCATCCCATTCCACTGCTGCAAAGGCAGACACATCGGGCTCATCAACCGTGGAAAGTAAGTTGTGCAGAGCATGACCGCTTTCATGAAATAAGGTAATAACATCATCGTGCGTTAGTAAGGCAGGCTTGCCATCTTGGGGTGAGCTGAAGTTGCAAACTAGATAGGTGACAGGTAGATGTAGATCGTGATTGATACGACGGCGGCTGCGTTCACTGTTTACCCATGCGCCCCCTTGTTTTCCAGCCCGAGCATATAAGTCCATATAGAGATAACCAATGGGCTGTTGATCCTGATTAATGACCTCAAACGCGCTCACATCCGGATGCCAGACCGAGAGCGTGGTTGGTTTGAACTGCACTCCAAATAACTGCTGAGCGACGTCAAAGAGTCCATTGAGAACTTGTGGCTCAGTAAAGTATTGCTTGATTTCATCTTCAGAGTAAGCGTATTGAGATTCGCGTAATTTTTCAGAGACAAAGGCAGCATCCCATGGTTGAAAATCGCTAATACCTAATTCGATAGCGTAGGCTTTGAGTTGCTCTAGGTCTTTACGAGCAAAGGGGAGGGCGCGTTGAGCCAAGTCACGTAAAAAATCAATGACTTGATCTGCTGTGTCTGCCATACGTGTTTCAAGACGTAGTTCTGCAAAGGTATTGAAGCCTAATAGAGCGGATTCCTCTGCACGTAAGCGAAGTAGTTGCTCTATTACTTCAGAGTTATCGAGATCTGGTTTTTGCGCCTGATCTGAGGCAATGGTGGCGTAGGCTTTATAGACTGTATGACGTAGATCCCGATTCGTTGCATATTGCATAACGGGTAAATAGCTCGGCATCTTTAACGTGATTTTCCATCCTGCTTTGTCATCCGCCTGTGCTGCCTGCGCAAAAGCGGCTTTGGTATCGGCTGGAATACCCTCTAATTGGGACTCATCAGTAATATACAACGCCCATTGATCCATGCTGTCTAAGACGTTTTCTGAAAAGCGTTGTGACGCTACAGCTTGCTGCTCTGAAAGCTCACCATAACGGGCTCTGGCCTCGCCTTGAAGTTCAACCCCACCCAAACGGAAATCACGTAAGGCTAATTCAATGGCGCGTTTTTGCTCAATATTGTAAGAACTAAACTCGGCGGACTGAGCCAGTTGCTGATAGCGTTGGTATAGGCTTTCGTTTTGCCCTAACCATGTTGAGAATTCAGTGATCTGGGGTAAGCACGCCGTCTTGGCTTCGCGTAGCTCAGGACTGTTAATCACGGAATTTAGGTGTCCAACCACGGTCCAAGCCCGCCATAGTTGCTCAGTCGCATTATTGAGGGCTGTGACCGTGTTATCCCAGGTAGCCACAGGTTGACGGTTAAGATCATTAACAGCTGTTTTAGCCTGCGTTAATAATTGCTCAATGGCGGGCACAACGTGCTCGGCGTTAATTTGAGCATAATCGATCAGCTGAGAGATAGGGGCTAACAGGGGGTTGGACATATTACAACTCGCTTTTTGGTTGAGATTTTATAAACAGCGTTCGGCGGCTTCGGTGGTGTTGACTAATAACATGGCAATGGTCATTGGCCCTACGCCACCCGGCACGGGGGTAATAGCGCTGGCTACGGCTTGGGCTGATTCATAATCTACATCACCCGCTAGCTTGCCATTATCAAGGCGGTTAATACCGACATCAATCACGATCGCCCCCGGCTTAATCATGTCACCAGTAATCATATTGGGACGGCCTACGGCAACCACAAGTACATCAGCGCGACGGGTATGTGCAGCTAAATCCTTGGTTTTGCTGTTACATACGGTCACGGTGGCACCTTCGGCTTGAAGCATTAAGGCCATTGGTTTGCCAACGATATTGCTGGCGCCAACGACGACGGCTTCAGCGCCGCGCAAGTTAACGCCCTCATCCTCGAGCATCTTCATCACACCATAAGGGGTGCAAGGGCGAAACAACGGTTTACCTGTCAAGAGTAAACCCGCGTTACTAATGTGAAAGCCATCAACATCTTTAGTGGCTGCAATGGCCTCAATAACCGCGTGCTCATCTAAGTGAGAGGGTAAGGGCAATTGCACTAAAATGCCGTGTACTGTTTTGTCATGATTGAGTTTGTTAATTAGCTCGAGCAAATCAGCTTGGGAGGTCTCTGCAGGTAAACGAATTACATCTGAATTCATACCGGCTTGCTCGCAAGCTAAGGCTTTGTTGCGTACATAGACTTGTGAGGCTGCGTCTTCGCCCACTAGCACTACAGTAAGGCCAGGGGTGATGTCTTTGCTTTTTAGCTTTAGAACACGTTCAGCCACGTCGGCACGAACTCGCTGAGCTAAGGCTTTGCCGTCAATGGCACGCGCACTGCTGGAACTCATATTAATTTTCTCCGGATTTGGTCAAAGCAATTTTCATTAAGTCAGCGACAGTGGTGACTTCAAGTTTTTCCATAATATTAGCGCGGTGCGCTTCAACGGTTTTAATGCTGATATTTAAGTCACCTGCAATTTGTTTATTTAAACGTCCAGCAACAATGCGCTCAAGTACTTGTTGTTCACGAGCGGTTAGACGAGATAGAACCTCATCATGATTGCGTTGTTGGGCGGCTTGAGAGGCAAGGTTGGCGGCCTGATCAATCATGCGGGCCACAATAGCGCGTAAGTCAGCCTCATTAAAGGGTTTTTCAAGAAAGTCCACAGCACCTTTTTTCATGGTGGAAACAGCCATAGGCACATCACCATGGCCAGTGATAAAGACCATAGGAATGGTTGATTTGCGTGCAATTAATGCTTCTTGAAGCTCTAAGCCACTCATGCCAGGCATACGCACATCCACAATGAGTACCCCCGCAAGATCTGGTTCGTAGTGTTGTAAGAACTCTTCGGCAGCAGCAAAACATTTAACGCGATATCCATTGGCCTCTAAGAGCCAACGTAGAGAATCACGCACCGCTTCGTCGTCGTCTACTATAAAGATAGTGCAAGGAATTTGGGTACTACTCATGCTTGAATCTCCTCGGAATGAGTGGTTTGACTAATGCGACTTTGAGGTTGCGCACAGGGCAAAGTAAAGCGGAATATGGTGCCCCCATCGGGGTTATCTACAGCCCATAAGCGTCCATGATGGGATTCGATAATGGTGCGGCAAATATTAAGCCCCATACCTAAACCTTCGTTCTTTGTGCTGTAAAAAGGCTCAAAGAGACGTTCGGGGTCTTTTAGACCGTAACCGCGATCTACGACAGCGATTTCTAATAGATTGCCCTCAAGAGGGGTGACATACACATGTAATATGGGATAGTCACTGTTTTCCATGGCCTCAATTCCGTTTTTAAGTAGATTTAAGAGCACTTGCTCGATCAGTATAGGATCGGCCAAGACATCCGGAATGGGGGTAGGCAGGCTGAGTTCAATCTTGATTTGGCGTTTACGCGCATCAATATCAGCAAAAGCCACTGCATTGTCCAGTATTTTCATAACAGGAACTTGTTGGCGACGTGGCTCGCTGCGTTTGACGAATTCGCGAATACGACTGATGATTTTCCCTGCACGCTCGGCTTGAGCTGCTGCTTTTTCAAGCGCTTCGACCAAGGTGTCAGGGTTGTAACGCCCCGATTTTACCATAGCCACCGCCCCCATGCTGTAGTTGCTGATAGCAGTAAGAGGTTGGTTGAGCTCATGGGCTAAGGATGAGGCCATCTCGCCCATAGTCGTTAAACGGCTAGTGAGTTGGATTTTCTCTTGTTGAACTCTAGAGGCCTCCTCGTGGGTGCGTCGTTCCGTAATATCTCGTGCCACCTGCAGTCTGACACGACGTGCATCCGTCCATGCCAACATACGATGGTGGACTTCGAACCAGCGCTGCGCAGAGAGTGAAAAGGTTTCGACGGTTTCATCTGTAAAACGTCCTAAGCGCCCCCCCATGAGCTCAGAGTGACCATTCGGTTGTGCACCAAAAATTCGGCGATAGGTGCGATTGGCAAAGAGAAGCTCTAGCCCCTCGGGGGTGTCAGCCACCACAGAAATGGCATCATCTAAACCCTCTAGTACAGTCATAAAACGCTCGTGCGCAGCAGTTAGGGCTTCGCGGATGCGTTTGGGTTCGGTAATGTCTGTCATAGAGGTCATCCAGCCGATTTGCTCGCCATTGGGGTCGCGTAATGGGGAAACATACATGCGTGCTGTAAACCGTGAGCCATCGCGGCGTTGAGCCTCAACCTCTAGACCTGAGCTAGGGGTGCGCCCAGACATCAGTAGATCTAAAATATCTTGATGCTGTTGGTGACGACCAGGTAACCAATAGGGAAAGGGGGCCGTTCGACCAATGAGGTCGGCCTCGTTCCAGCCGATCATGCGACAAAAGGCGGGGTTGACATACGCAATACGACCATACATATCAAAAACACGCATACCCGTGGACATGGAGTTTTCCATGGCCCGTCTAAAGCCTGTTTCTGCAATGAGAGCGGCTTCGGCATGAGAGCGAAAGCGAGTATAACGCCATAGAGCAAGTAGGCTCACCACAATCACAAAGGAAAGGGCTAGAACTACGAGCAGGAGCCGCTGTTGGCGAATTTCTTGGTCAATAGTGATGAACATCACACTATCATTTTGTAGGCGCTGTAACCAAAAAAAGACGCCCATAACACAAAGATATAACACCAGCACAATGACCGGAGTTAGCCAGTAAACACCACGGCGGCTTTGACGCGCCTGCTCGTAGAAAGTGGTCGGAATGAGCGACTTTTTTGAATGATTAGCCATAACAGTATAAATAAAGCCCAGCTCACATTGTAAGCGGGATTAAAGCTCCTGTGCTACAGGGTTATTCCGCATTATGAAAACTGTTACCATAAAATGAAAATTTGCTTGAGGCTTTTGTTTTTCTTACATAGAATAGATGAAACATAAGCCAAAAAATAACGGCTGATTGTGTTTGCGGTTCGTGCCATCTGACAACCTTTGATTCATGAGTACATCCTGCCCAAACTTGTCAGAGCGGACTTCATATTCATTCACTGGAGACACGCCCTATGTCCTCTCTTGATCAAGTACAAAACTCGGTTAGTTTAGACAACGACGAAGCCTTAGAAACAAAAGAATGGCTAGAGGCGCTAGAAGCTGTATTGGACCGCGAAGGCCCAGCTCGTGCGCACTACCTAATTGAACGTTTAACCGATGTAGCACGTCGCTCCGGTTCACGCATTCCTTATTCCCCCCATACCGCTTACGTTAATACCATCCCGGTTGGCTTAGAGCCCAAATACCCAGGTGATCCGGTACTAGAAGAGCGTATTCGTTCCTATATTCGTTGGAACGCGATGGCAATGGTAGTAAAAGCGAACCAAGAAACCCCCGAAGACGGTGGTGGTTTAGGCGGTCATATTGCTTCATTTGCCTCTTTAGCCACTATGATTGAATGTGGTCAAAACCATTTTTGGAAAGCCGATAATGATGAGCGTGGTGGTGACTTGGTGTATTTCCAAGGTCATACCTCTCCAGGTATGTATGCCCGCGCTTACTTAGAAGGCCGTTTAGATGAGGAGCAGTTAGATAATTTCCGCCAAGAGGTCGATGGCAAAGGCTTATCTTCGTATCCTCACCCTAAACTTATGCCGGATTTTTGGCAGTTCCCTACTGTGTCGATGGGGCTAGGCCCATTGATGGGGATTTACCAAGCGCGTTTCTTAAAATACCTACACGCACGTGGCATTGCAGATACCTCTGGTCGTAAGGTTTGGGTGTTTTTAGGTGATGGCGAGATGGACGAGCCAGAGTCTTTAGGTGCTATCGGCTTGGCCGCACGTGAAAACTTAGACAACTTGATTTTCGTTGTGAACTGTAACTTGCAACGACTAGATGGTCCCGTACGCGGTAACGGCAAGATCATCCAAGAGCTCGAAGGGGTGTTCCGTGGTGGTGGTTGGAACGTGATCAAGCTCATTTGGGGCGGATACTGGGACCCACTATTGGCCCGAGACAAAGAAGGTATTTTGCGTCAAGTCATGGAAGACACCATTGATGGTGAGTACCAGGCATACAAGGCCAATGATGGCGCCTATGTGCGTGAGAATTTCTTTGGTAAACATCCTAAATTGCTAGAGATGGTCAGTCGCATGAGCGATGAGGATATTTGGCGTCTAAACCGGGGTGGTCATGATCCGTATAAAGTTTATGCGGCATTTGATTCTGCAACAAAACATACAGGTCAACCTACCGTAATTTTGGCAAAAACCATTAAAGGGTATGGGATGGGCCATGTAGGCCAAGCCAAAAACCCAAGTCATCAACAGAAAAGTCTAGACGTAGAGTCCTTACGTGGATTCCGTGATCGCTTTAATATTCCTATTCCTGATGATCGCTTGGCTGAAGTTCCTTACTTTAAGCCAGCTGCAGACTCACCAGAAATGAAATATCTGCACGAGCACCGCCAAGCATTAGGCGGCTACCTGCCTAAGCGCCGTACTAAAGCGGATGAGCATTTAGCGACGCCTCCTTTGGATGTATTTAAAGCCACCCTAGAGCCCACAGTAGAAGGCCGAGAAATCTCCACCACGCAGGCTTTTGTTCGTGTGTTGAATCAGCTGTTACGAGATAAACAGTTAGGTCCACGTGTTGTGCCTATTTTGGCTGATGAGTCTCGCACCTTTGGTATGGAAGGCTTGTTCCGTCAAATCGGTATTTATGCTCCAGACGGCCAGAAATATACCCCAGTAGATAAAGACCAAGTGATGTACTACCGTGAGGTTGAAAACGGTCAGCTACTCCAAGAAGGGATTAATGAGTTAGGCGCATTTAGCTCTTGGATTGCGGCGGCAACGTCTTACTCCAGCAATAATCGCATTATGATTCCGTTCTTCATCTACTACTCCATGTTTGGATTCCAACGCTTTGGTGACTTAGCGTGGGCGGCGGGTGATATGCAAGCGCGTGGCTTTGTTTTAGGTGGTACAGCGGGCCGCACAACCCTAAATGGCGAAGGCTTGCAGCATGAGGATGGTCAAAGTCATATCCAAGCGTCTGTGATTCCGAACTGCGTGTCTTATGATCCTACTTTTGCGCATGAGGTCACTGTGATCTTGCGTGATGGGTTGTATCGCATGGCAGAAAAGCAAGAGGACGTGTATTTTTACCTGACCCTGATGAATGAAAACTATGCACACCCTGGCCTTAATAAAGGTGATGAAGAGGGCATTTTGCGTGGTATGTACAAATTTAAATCAGTCGATGGCGAGCACCGTGTACAGCTAATGGGCTCAGGCACAATCTTGCGTGAAGTCATTGCCGCTCAAGATTTATTGCAAAAAGACTGGGGTATTGGCTCTGATGTTTGGAGTGCAACTAGCTTTACGGAGCTACGTCGTGAGGGTCTGGATTGCGAGCGCTATGCGTTGTTGAATCCTAAAGATGCGAATGCTCCTAAACCTTATGTGACAACACAACTAGAGCAAACTACCGGTCCAATTATTGCTTCTACAGATTACGTCAAAGCCTTTGCTGATCAGATTCGGGCTTTTATCCCTGAAAATCGCACTTACCGTGTATTGGGTACTGATGGTTACGGTCGTTCAGATTTCCGTTCTAAACTACGCTCCCATTTCGAGGTAGATCGCTACTTTGTGACATTAAGTGCGCTGAGAGCTTTGGCTGATGAAGGTAAGATCAGTATGGATAAAGTGGTTGAGGCCATGGAAAAGTATGGCATTAGTGCTAACAAACCTAATCCTCATCACGTTTAATTAAGGGGGTAAGTCATGAGTGAATTAATTCAAGTCATTGTCCCGGATATCGGTAGTGATGAAGATGTAGATGTTATCGAGATCCTTGTTAACGAGGGCGATACCATTGCCGTTGAGGATAGTTTGATCACGGTTGAGTCGGATAAGGCTTCAATGGAAATTCCAGCCTCTCATGCTGGGGTGGTGAAATCAATTAAAGTAAAGCTGGGCGATAAAGTACGTCAAGGCTCAGTAATTCTAGAGATTGAAGCTGCCGGTCAAACCGAGGCAGCTCCTGCTCCCGTTGCCGAAAAAGCCAAAGAAGATGTGGCTGCACCTGCTCCCAAAGAGGCGGTGGCAGAGACTGCGACACAAACGATTACAGTGCGTGTGCCAGACATTGGTGATGCCCATGATGTAGATGTGATTGAGGTGCTTATCAAAGAGGGCGATACGATTGAGCAAGAACAAAGCTTGATTACGCTAGAAACAGATAAAGCCTCGATGGAAGTCCCTTCTAGTCATGCGGGTGTTGTACAGCGCGTCGCGGTAAAAGTCGGCGATAAGGTTTCACAAGGCTCAGATATTCTTGAGCTAACGATTGCGGGGGCAGGGGCTTCGGCTCCAGCTAAGGCGGCTTCTACAGAAACGGCACCCGCTGTCACTATCGAAGAACCCAAAGCCGCTCCATCGGTGATTAGTGCGCCTGCTGGTGTTATGGCTTCTGACTCACCTAAACGCGAGTCGCCAACTTCCTCCTTTGCTGATGCAAATGTACCATTGCGTAATTTGCCTCATGCTTCCCCCTCTGTGCGTAAATTTGCACGTGAGTTAGGGGTGGACCTGCACTTAGTAACAGGTTCAGGCAGCAAAGGGCGCATTACCCCAGATGACGTACGGCAGTTTGTTAAACAGGCGTTAGCAGGTGGAACGGTTGGGGGCGCAGCACCAACAGCTGGCGTAACGAGCATATCGGGTGATTTCCAGGTTTTACCTTGGCCTAAAGTTGATTTCTCTCGCTTTGGAGAAGTTGAGACGCAGCCTCTATCACGGATTAAGAAAATTTCTGGTGCTAACCTGCATCGAAACTGGGTCATGATTCCCCATGTGACCAATAACGATCTTGCTGATATTACCGAGCTAGAGTCTTTCCGAAAACAGGTGAATGAAGAGGGTAAAAAATCAGGAAATGATGCGCGCTTAACGATGTTAGCCTTTTTGATTAAAGCTGCTGTTGCTGCATTGAAAAAATTCCCTGAATTTAATGCGTCGTTGGATGGTGATAATCTAGT
This Paenalcaligenes faecalis DNA region includes the following protein-coding sequences:
- the folD gene encoding bifunctional methylenetetrahydrofolate dehydrogenase/methenyltetrahydrofolate cyclohydrolase FolD; amino-acid sequence: MSSSSARAIDGKALAQRVRADVAERVLKLKSKDITPGLTVVLVGEDAASQVYVRNKALACEQAGMNSDVIRLPAETSQADLLELINKLNHDKTVHGILVQLPLPSHLDEHAVIEAIAATKDVDGFHISNAGLLLTGKPLFRPCTPYGVMKMLEDEGVNLRGAEAVVVGASNIVGKPMALMLQAEGATVTVCNSKTKDLAAHTRRADVLVVAVGRPNMITGDMIKPGAIVIDVGINRLDNGKLAGDVDYESAQAVASAITPVPGGVGPMTIAMLLVNTTEAAERCL
- a CDS encoding response regulator transcription factor encodes the protein MSSTQIPCTIFIVDDDEAVRDSLRWLLEANGYRVKCFAAAEEFLQHYEPDLAGVLIVDVRMPGMSGLELQEALIARKSTIPMVFITGHGDVPMAVSTMKKGAVDFLEKPFNEADLRAIVARMIDQAANLASQAAQQRNHDEVLSRLTAREQQVLERIVAGRLNKQIAGDLNISIKTVEAHRANIMEKLEVTTVADLMKIALTKSGEN
- a CDS encoding PAS domain-containing sensor histidine kinase; amino-acid sequence: MANHSKKSLIPTTFYEQARQSRRGVYWLTPVIVLVLYLCVMGVFFWLQRLQNDSVMFITIDQEIRQQRLLLVVLALSFVIVVSLLALWRYTRFRSHAEAALIAETGFRRAMENSMSTGMRVFDMYGRIAYVNPAFCRMIGWNEADLIGRTAPFPYWLPGRHQQHQDILDLLMSGRTPSSGLEVEAQRRDGSRFTARMYVSPLRDPNGEQIGWMTSMTDITEPKRIREALTAAHERFMTVLEGLDDAISVVADTPEGLELLFANRTYRRIFGAQPNGHSELMGGRLGRFTDETVETFSLSAQRWFEVHHRMLAWTDARRVRLQVARDITERRTHEEASRVQQEKIQLTSRLTTMGEMASSLAHELNQPLTAISNYSMGAVAMVKSGRYNPDTLVEALEKAAAQAERAGKIISRIREFVKRSEPRRQQVPVMKILDNAVAFADIDARKRQIKIELSLPTPIPDVLADPILIEQVLLNLLKNGIEAMENSDYPILHVYVTPLEGNLLEIAVVDRGYGLKDPERLFEPFYSTKNEGLGMGLNICRTIIESHHGRLWAVDNPDGGTIFRFTLPCAQPQSRISQTTHSEEIQA
- the aceE gene encoding pyruvate dehydrogenase (acetyl-transferring), homodimeric type, with protein sequence MSSLDQVQNSVSLDNDEALETKEWLEALEAVLDREGPARAHYLIERLTDVARRSGSRIPYSPHTAYVNTIPVGLEPKYPGDPVLEERIRSYIRWNAMAMVVKANQETPEDGGGLGGHIASFASLATMIECGQNHFWKADNDERGGDLVYFQGHTSPGMYARAYLEGRLDEEQLDNFRQEVDGKGLSSYPHPKLMPDFWQFPTVSMGLGPLMGIYQARFLKYLHARGIADTSGRKVWVFLGDGEMDEPESLGAIGLAARENLDNLIFVVNCNLQRLDGPVRGNGKIIQELEGVFRGGGWNVIKLIWGGYWDPLLARDKEGILRQVMEDTIDGEYQAYKANDGAYVRENFFGKHPKLLEMVSRMSDEDIWRLNRGGHDPYKVYAAFDSATKHTGQPTVILAKTIKGYGMGHVGQAKNPSHQQKSLDVESLRGFRDRFNIPIPDDRLAEVPYFKPAADSPEMKYLHEHRQALGGYLPKRRTKADEHLATPPLDVFKATLEPTVEGREISTTQAFVRVLNQLLRDKQLGPRVVPILADESRTFGMEGLFRQIGIYAPDGQKYTPVDKDQVMYYREVENGQLLQEGINELGAFSSWIAAATSYSSNNRIMIPFFIYYSMFGFQRFGDLAWAAGDMQARGFVLGGTAGRTTLNGEGLQHEDGQSHIQASVIPNCVSYDPTFAHEVTVILRDGLYRMAEKQEDVYFYLTLMNENYAHPGLNKGDEEGILRGMYKFKSVDGEHRVQLMGSGTILREVIAAQDLLQKDWGIGSDVWSATSFTELRREGLDCERYALLNPKDANAPKPYVTTQLEQTTGPIIASTDYVKAFADQIRAFIPENRTYRVLGTDGYGRSDFRSKLRSHFEVDRYFVTLSALRALADEGKISMDKVVEAMEKYGISANKPNPHHV